One region of Pirellulales bacterium genomic DNA includes:
- a CDS encoding GGDEF domain-containing protein, with amino-acid sequence MQDFAPTRFSNSLNGRIQNRAAVERTSCFVRLYPAEGIGEFIQLGDPMLLIGRDPSSSLELADDSVSRSHATLECLDGEFVLSDLGSTNGTYVNERRIDSQRLCPGDRVRFGNQIFKFLSADRIEADYYETVYGMMITDGLTQAYSKRYLMDVIERELHRTHRTRRPLSVLMLDVDRFKEINDTHGHMTGDEVLVEICRRAKTQLRSDEVFARCGGEEFALVMSDTPLSAAHEVAERLRQTIADHPVHTEQGEIRVTVSIGIARTHGEERATACEFLHRVDQQLYAAKQSGRNRVMS; translated from the coding sequence ATGCAAGATTTCGCTCCCACTCGATTTTCGAATAGTTTGAACGGACGGATACAGAACCGTGCCGCCGTCGAACGCACCAGTTGCTTTGTGCGGCTTTATCCGGCGGAAGGAATCGGCGAGTTTATTCAACTCGGCGATCCGATGCTGCTGATCGGCCGCGACCCGTCGTCGAGTCTCGAGCTGGCCGACGATTCGGTGTCGCGTTCTCATGCGACGCTCGAATGCCTCGACGGCGAATTCGTGCTCTCCGACCTCGGCAGCACCAATGGCACGTATGTCAACGAACGGCGGATCGATTCCCAGCGGCTTTGCCCCGGCGATCGCGTGCGATTCGGCAACCAGATTTTCAAATTTCTTTCGGCCGACCGGATCGAAGCCGACTATTACGAGACCGTCTACGGCATGATGATCACCGACGGTTTGACGCAGGCTTATAGCAAGCGATATCTGATGGATGTCATCGAGCGCGAGCTGCACCGCACGCACCGCACCCGCCGCCCGCTTTCGGTACTGATGCTCGACGTCGATCGCTTCAAAGAAATCAACGACACCCACGGCCATATGACGGGCGACGAAGTGCTGGTGGAGATTTGCCGCCGAGCGAAAACGCAGCTTCGCAGCGACGAGGTGTTTGCCCGTTGCGGCGGCGAGGAATTTGCGCTGGTGATGAGCGACACTCCGCTCTCCGCGGCACACGAGGTCGCCGAACGGCTTCGCCAAACAATCGCCGATCATCCGGTGCACACCGAGCAAGGCGAGATTCGGGTTACCGTCAGCATCGGCATTGCTCGGACGCACGGCGAGGAAAGGGCGACGGCCTGCGAATTTCTGCACCGCGTCGATCAGCAGCTTTACGCCGCGAAACAGTCGGGCCGCAACCGCGTGATGAGTTGA
- a CDS encoding bifunctional 5,10-methylenetetrahydrofolate dehydrogenase/5,10-methenyltetrahydrofolate cyclohydrolase produces MTAKLLDGKALAATIQQEMAAQVAEFVDAHGVAPCLAAVLVGNDPASEVYVRNKQLACGRVGMVSQLYRLPTSTTTDELLDLIATLNIAGNSGTGNNGAPVHGILVQTPLPPQIDAARVLRAVSPLKDVDAFHPENVGLIAQGHPRFLPCTPYGIQQLLVRNQIPIAGRHAVIVGRSDIVGKPMALLLVQRGAGADATVTVCHSRTSNLADITRQADILIVAIGRARFITADMVKPGAAVIDVGMNRLDGKMFGDVDFPSVREVAGYITPVPGGVGPLTVTMLLHNTLLAAHQSPQQPEPAAQARK; encoded by the coding sequence GTGACCGCAAAACTTCTCGACGGCAAAGCGCTCGCCGCGACGATCCAGCAGGAAATGGCTGCGCAAGTGGCTGAATTTGTCGATGCGCACGGCGTCGCGCCTTGCCTGGCTGCGGTGCTCGTTGGCAATGATCCGGCGAGCGAAGTCTATGTTCGCAACAAGCAATTGGCTTGTGGGCGAGTCGGAATGGTGAGCCAGCTCTATCGGCTTCCGACCTCGACAACGACCGATGAACTGCTCGATCTCATCGCCACGTTGAATATCGCCGGAAATAGCGGCACCGGAAACAATGGTGCTCCGGTGCATGGCATTCTGGTGCAAACGCCGTTGCCGCCGCAGATCGACGCGGCTCGAGTGTTGCGAGCCGTCAGCCCGCTCAAAGACGTGGACGCGTTTCATCCTGAAAACGTCGGGCTTATCGCGCAAGGCCATCCGCGATTTTTGCCCTGCACGCCTTACGGCATCCAACAACTGCTCGTGCGAAACCAAATCCCAATTGCCGGCCGGCATGCGGTGATCGTCGGGCGAAGCGATATCGTCGGCAAACCGATGGCGTTGCTGCTGGTGCAGCGCGGAGCAGGGGCCGATGCGACCGTGACGGTCTGCCATAGCCGCACGTCCAATCTTGCCGACATCACTCGGCAAGCCGATATCTTGATCGTGGCGATCGGCCGGGCAAGATTCATCACGGCCGACATGGTGAAGCCGGGAGCGGCGGTGATCGATGTTGGAATGAACCGCCTCGATGGAAAAATGTTCGGCGACGTCGATTTTCCATCGGTCCGCGAAGTGGCCGGCTACATCACGCCGGTGCCGGGCGGCGTCGGCCCGCTGACGGTGACCATGCTCCTGCACAACACGCTCCTCGCGGCGCACCAGAGCCCGCAGCAACCGGAGCCCGCAGCGCAAGCAAGGAAGTAA
- a CDS encoding AMP-binding protein, protein MADSDTPWVEGLTIGQALAATAGRFADRDALVFPQLNLRLSWREFLERVDDAARGLLALGIRSGEHVAVWATNVPEWVLLQFATARIGAVLVTINPAYRPFELKYVLNQCDATALFLIDGFKKSDYFAMLAEVCPEMAAAEPGQLQTAAFPRLRWAVAMRGTPRSGMISWDEMYRRGQTTPHSAIDASAATLRPNDAINIQYTSGTTGFPKAATLSHRNLLLNTFYFGNCLKLTERDRICIPVPFYHCFGCVLGTTSAVVHGAAMIIPAESFDPTATLDAIERERATAIYGVPTMFIAELNDPSRPGRDLSSLRTGIMSGSPCPIETMRAVVGDLGCSEITIGYGQTEASPIITQTRTDDPLEMRVETVGRPIPNIEVKIADPVSGATLGDNEQGELCARGHVVMLGYYRNPEATRAAIDADGWLHTGDIALRLPNGYYKITGRIKDMVIRGGENIYPREIEEFLFTHPAVEQAAVVGVPDPKYGEEVCAWIKLKTGQTATEQELRDFCRARLAFFKVPKYVRFVEAFPETVTGKIQKFKIRDTMRQELGLSEQATA, encoded by the coding sequence ATGGCGGATTCAGACACTCCTTGGGTCGAAGGGCTGACGATCGGCCAGGCGCTCGCGGCGACCGCCGGCCGCTTTGCCGACCGCGATGCGCTCGTGTTTCCGCAATTGAATCTGCGGCTCTCGTGGCGGGAGTTTTTGGAGCGCGTCGACGATGCGGCCCGCGGGTTGTTGGCTCTCGGGATCCGCAGCGGCGAGCATGTGGCCGTTTGGGCCACGAACGTTCCGGAATGGGTCCTCTTGCAATTCGCCACCGCGCGAATCGGGGCGGTGCTAGTGACGATCAACCCGGCTTATCGGCCGTTCGAACTGAAATATGTTTTGAACCAATGCGATGCGACGGCCCTGTTTCTGATCGACGGCTTTAAGAAGTCGGACTATTTCGCGATGCTCGCGGAAGTTTGCCCGGAAATGGCGGCCGCCGAACCAGGCCAATTGCAGACAGCGGCGTTTCCACGCTTGCGCTGGGCGGTCGCCATGCGCGGCACACCGCGGTCCGGAATGATCTCGTGGGACGAAATGTACCGCCGTGGCCAAACAACTCCGCATTCGGCGATCGACGCGTCCGCCGCCACGCTCCGCCCGAACGACGCGATCAACATTCAATACACCTCCGGCACGACCGGCTTTCCAAAGGCCGCCACGCTCAGCCATCGCAACCTGCTGCTGAACACGTTTTATTTCGGCAATTGCCTGAAGCTTACCGAGCGCGATCGGATCTGCATTCCGGTGCCGTTCTACCATTGTTTCGGCTGCGTGCTCGGGACCACGAGCGCGGTCGTCCACGGCGCGGCGATGATCATCCCGGCCGAATCGTTCGACCCCACCGCCACACTCGACGCGATCGAGCGCGAACGGGCCACGGCGATCTACGGCGTACCGACGATGTTCATCGCCGAATTGAACGACCCGAGCCGGCCCGGTCGCGATCTTTCCTCGCTCCGCACCGGCATCATGTCGGGCAGCCCTTGTCCGATCGAAACCATGCGGGCCGTGGTCGGCGATCTCGGCTGCAGCGAGATCACGATCGGCTACGGCCAAACCGAAGCGTCGCCGATCATCACGCAAACTCGCACCGACGATCCGCTGGAAATGCGCGTGGAAACCGTGGGCCGGCCGATTCCGAACATCGAAGTGAAAATCGCCGATCCCGTCAGCGGCGCCACGCTCGGCGACAACGAGCAAGGGGAACTCTGCGCCCGCGGCCATGTTGTGATGCTCGGCTATTACAGGAATCCCGAGGCCACACGCGCCGCCATCGATGCCGACGGCTGGCTGCACACGGGCGACATCGCCCTGCGGCTTCCGAACGGTTATTACAAAATCACCGGCCGAATCAAGGACATGGTGATCCGCGGCGGCGAAAACATCTATCCGCGCGAGATCGAAGAATTTCTGTTCACGCACCCGGCCGTCGAGCAGGCGGCGGTCGTCGGCGTGCCCGATCCAAAATACGGCGAAGAAGTCTGCGCATGGATCAAGCTCAAAACGGGCCAAACCGCCACCGAGCAAGAACTCCGCGACTTTTGCCGTGCCCGATTGGCATTCTTCAAAGTGCCGAAATATGTCCGCTTCGTCGAAGCGTTTCCAGAAACGGTCACCGGCAAGATCCAAAAGTTCAAGATCCGCGACACGATGCGGCAGGAACTCGGCTTGAGCGAACAAGCGACCGCATAG